The Acidimicrobiia bacterium region CGCGACGATCCAAGTGGCGCCACGATCAGATCTGCCAGCATTCTCGGGAAGAGACCGGGCGAACCTGTGGCGTCCCACATGAGCGGGATCGTCGTGTGCGCATGGGCCCGAATCGGTTCGCCAACGTGGAGGGACACCTCTTTGGCGAGCAGTGGCGTGTTTCCTACCGCCAGTCTCGCCCGGATGTCCTCGCCGTCGCGGTAGGCTTCCGAAGCCCACGCGCCGAGTTCCTCGAATCGCTCGAGGAGTTCCCGTTCCACCTTCCGGAACGGACGGTCGACGTAGACGAAGTAATAAACGAACAATCTGTTGTTTGCCTCTTCTGGTCCCGCAACCTTCCCACGCTGCCGCGGAAACGGGTAGGGACCTATGTCCCCCAGTGCCCGCCGAACCGCACGCCTCTCCACCACAGGGACGGATATACTCGGGGGGGTATTCAATTCTGACTGCTGAAAGGACACATGAATGGAACAGCGACCCTATGGGCTACGCGTCGTGCTCGAGGCCGGACTCGAGGAGGCAGAAGCACGGACCCGCGTCGCGCTGGCCGCCGAGGGCTTCGGTATTCTCACCGAGATCGATGTCAAAGCGACCCTCAAACAGAAAATCGACGTTGATCGGCCGGGGTACAAGATTCTCGGCGCCTGCAATCCCCCACTTGCCAACCGTGCCCTCAACGCAGATGAGGAGATCGGCTTGCTTCTCCCCTGCAACGTTGTCGTCTACGAACACGGGCCCAGCACGATTGTCGAAGCACTCGACCCCGGCATCATGAGTTCCGTCACCGATGCGCCGGAAATGGTGGAGATCGCCGCAGAGGCGCGGGCGAGACTGGCGAGAGCGATGGAGAGCCTGGAGGCCGGATAGGCGATAG contains the following coding sequences:
- a CDS encoding DUF302 domain-containing protein produces the protein MEQRPYGLRVVLEAGLEEAEARTRVALAAEGFGILTEIDVKATLKQKIDVDRPGYKILGACNPPLANRALNADEEIGLLLPCNVVVYEHGPSTIVEALDPGIMSSVTDAPEMVEIAAEARARLARAMESLEAG